Sequence from the Desulfonatronum sp. SC1 genome:
AGCCGGCGATTCCGGCTTGAGTGACGTCGAACTCACGAGCATGGCCGACGATCTCGGTGCGGACGTTCCCTTCTTTCTGCTAAGCAGGCCTGCATGGGCCACCGGACGGGGCGACCGACTGACTCCGGTGGACCTTCCGCTGAATGGCTTGACCATGGTTCTGGCTTGCCCCCGGATTCACGTTTCCACGGCTTGGGCTTACAAAGCCTGGGACGAGGAGTGGCTGAAAAAACCATCGGCCCCACCTCTCTTGACACCCCAAGGCGCTCCGGATATGTTCCCCGCTTTGCCAAATATCGCCTTTTACAACAGCTTTGAAGTGCCGGTATTCGCGAAGCATCCGCAATTGCGGGCCGTGAAAGAGACGCTCCTCACATCGGGGGCGAGCGGAGCCGTAATGAGTGGTAGCGGAGCAAGCCTTTTTGCCGTGTTTCGTGAACCCGCCCAGGCGGAGAGAACAGCGTGTCGGCTCCGAAAGAAAGACATCCCCACGCATGTCTTTCCATCTTAGCCCAGACTATTCGGCAAACTGATCACTGGGGTGTCGCCAAGCGGTAAGGCACGGGTCTTTGGAATCCGCATTCGGAGGTTCGAATCCTCCCACCCCAGCCATTTTTTCAAGGAATCCCCTCATGGCCCTTCATGGCGAAATGAAAATCCTCTCCGGTTCCGCGAACCCTCCCCTGGCCAAAGCCATCTGTGACCACCTGGGCACCAGACTGACGCCTTGTCTTGTTGAAACGTTCAGCGACGGAGAAATTCGCGTCGAAATCGGCGACAATGTCCGAGGAGACGACGTCTTCGTCGTGCAGCCCACCTGCGCCCCCGTCAACTACAACCTTATGGAACTCTGCCTTGTGCTGGACGCTTTGAAGCGAGCCAGCGCCAAGCGGGTCACCGCCGTGATTCCGTATTACGGCTACGCCCGACAAGACCGCAAGGTGGTCCCTCGTGCGCCCATCAGCGCGAAACTCGTGGCCGACTTTCTGACCGTTGCCGGTGTGCATCGCCTGTTGACCATCGATCTCCATGCCGGACAAATCCAGGGTTTTTTCAACATTCCCGTTGACAATCTCTACGCGGCCCCGATTCTGCTCGATAATATCAAAAAGTTGACCGACAGTCCCGACAACCTCGTCATCGTCTCGCCCGACGCCGGCGGGACGGAGCGGGCACGTGCCTATGCCAAACGTCTTTGCGCGGGATTGGCCATCATCGATAAACGTAGGGTCTGCCCCAATCAAGCTGAAGCCATGAACGTCATCGGCGATGTGGAAAACAAGCTCGCTGTTGTGCTCGACGACATGATCGACACCGCCGGAACCATGGTCCAAGCCGCCAAGGTGCTCATGGACAAGGGCGCGCAAAGCGTCGTAGCCTGTGCCACGCATGGCGTTCTTTCCGGCCCCGCTGTGAAACGCTTGCAGGATTCGGCCTTCAACCAAGTTTACGTCACGGACACGATTCCCTTGAAAAATGAGGCCCAGGCCTGCAATAAGATCCAAGCGCTGTCCGTGGCCAGCATTCTGGCCAAAGCGGTACATAACATCCACACCGAATCATCGGTCAGCGTCCTTTTTGTCTAATCAATACCCTTAAGGAGATACAGGCATGTCCAATCAAGCAACCCTTAGCGTCGACGTCCGCTCTGAAACCGGTTCGGGGCAATGTCGCAGGCTGCGCAACAAGGCTTTTGTGCCGGGTATATTTTACAATGCCCAAGGAGCGAACCTGCTTTTTTCCGCTGAGCGGACACCACTTCAAAAACTGTATAACAAGGTCGGGCTGTCCCAGGTCTTTCAACTGGAAATCAAACAGAGCGGGGAGAGCCAGCTCCATCCGGCGATCATCCGCGATATTCAGTTCCATCCCGTAAAAGGCTCCATCACCCATATCGACTTCTTTGGAGTGGACTTAACCAAGAAGATCAATGTCTACATTCCCGTTGAAGTCACCGGCAAACCCAAAGGCGTTGTCCTCGGCGGCATGCTGGAAACCTTTCGGGACGAACTCGAAGTCGTTGGCCTGCCAATGTCCATCCCGGAGAAGATCGTCATCGACGTCACGGCGTTAGAAATCAACCACAACGTGCATGTTCAGGACCTGAAGCTCCCCGATAACGTGGAATTCGTCTTTGAAGACAACTTCGCGGTTGTTGGCGTCGTCAGCCCCTCGGCCAGCGATTCCGAAGCCGAGGAAGGCGAAGCGGAAAAGGGCGAGTAATCATTCTCCCGCCTTGGCCGAACATTTCATCCTTTGGCCAAGGTGGTTTTTTCTCTCCGGGTGTCACCACCCTCCGCTTTTCCGGCAATTTCGTCACGGCAAACGAATTTTACATAGCTCCGCGTTACCTGCGGGTAACGCCGCCCGAAATCCTTTCTCTCCTTTCTCCCTAGCACCACATGCAAAGCCGAGGCTTTTACGGGCTCATCGTTGGTCTGGGCAATCCCGGGCCGGAATACGAACGCACTCCGCACAACATGGGCTTTTTGGCCCTGAATGCTCTTTTCTCCTCCTCTCCAAGCGTTTGGCGAGCCGTAAAGGCTCCGGTGGGAAAGTGTGAACTCCATCGAGGAGAGAGCAACGGCTCAACTTGGTTGGCCGTCAAGCCCTTGACCT
This genomic interval carries:
- the ispE gene encoding 4-(cytidine 5'-diphospho)-2-C-methyl-D-erythritol kinase; the encoded protein is MPTSHCSSTRLLAGCKVNIYLHIHGLRGDGYHELTTLFLPLPSPHDILTVTPGLSGVGLTLSCSDDTVPRDENILVTSYEHYGKATGFYPDVHVHLQKNIPMGAGLGGGSSDAAVFLKYLNDRAGDSGLSDVELTSMADDLGADVPFFLLSRPAWATGRGDRLTPVDLPLNGLTMVLACPRIHVSTAWAYKAWDEEWLKKPSAPPLLTPQGAPDMFPALPNIAFYNSFEVPVFAKHPQLRAVKETLLTSGASGAVMSGSGASLFAVFREPAQAERTACRLRKKDIPTHVFPS
- a CDS encoding ribose-phosphate pyrophosphokinase, with the translated sequence MALHGEMKILSGSANPPLAKAICDHLGTRLTPCLVETFSDGEIRVEIGDNVRGDDVFVVQPTCAPVNYNLMELCLVLDALKRASAKRVTAVIPYYGYARQDRKVVPRAPISAKLVADFLTVAGVHRLLTIDLHAGQIQGFFNIPVDNLYAAPILLDNIKKLTDSPDNLVIVSPDAGGTERARAYAKRLCAGLAIIDKRRVCPNQAEAMNVIGDVENKLAVVLDDMIDTAGTMVQAAKVLMDKGAQSVVACATHGVLSGPAVKRLQDSAFNQVYVTDTIPLKNEAQACNKIQALSVASILAKAVHNIHTESSVSVLFV
- a CDS encoding 50S ribosomal protein L25/general stress protein Ctc; amino-acid sequence: MSNQATLSVDVRSETGSGQCRRLRNKAFVPGIFYNAQGANLLFSAERTPLQKLYNKVGLSQVFQLEIKQSGESQLHPAIIRDIQFHPVKGSITHIDFFGVDLTKKINVYIPVEVTGKPKGVVLGGMLETFRDELEVVGLPMSIPEKIVIDVTALEINHNVHVQDLKLPDNVEFVFEDNFAVVGVVSPSASDSEAEEGEAEKGE